GCGAGCATCGACAGCGCGGTCTTGACCAGCCCGAGCTTGTCGTCGGTCGCCATCGAACCCGAAACGTCGATCAGGAAGGTCAGGTTGGCGGCGGGCCGCTCGTCATAGGCGATGTCATAGCCGCGCAGGCCGATCCGCAGCAGCCGGGTGTTGGCGTTCCACGGCGTCGTCGTGACATTGGTCGTCACGCTGAACGGCTGGCTGCGTTCCTCTGGCAGCGGATAGTCATAGCGGAAATAATTGATGAACTCCTCGGTCCGCACCGCGTCCTGCGGGGGCAGGCGGCCATCGGTGAGGAACCGGCGGCTATTGGTGTAGGAACCGGTGTCGACATCGACCGAGAAGGTGGAAACGGGCGCTTCGCCGACGGCATGGACCGGCGAGACGTCGTTTTCCTCATAACGTTCGCGGTCCTGCGGCGCCGTCGGATAGGGCTGGGGAGCCACCATCAACTCCGCCGAGCGGTCATTCGGCACATAAGCCGGCATCGGCGGGGGACCGGCGAAATCCTGCGTCTTCTCCTCGGGACTGCACCCAGCGAGCAGCGTTGTGACAATCGTTCCGGTTATCAATATCCCGCGCATGGCACTCTCCCTTGCCTCATTTGCGCCACATTCATGCCATGATTGGCCTTGGTTGCGCAAGTCAATTCCCATCATCCCGATGGGGCTTTAAAAACGGGCCGCGATACGCCGGCGATCGTGACGGTCGCGTATCGGGCATGAACTGCAAATGAAGACAATAATGGTGATAGCCGGTTATGGTAGCGGCCCACATGTCGCGCGGGAGCGTGGCATTCCTCCTCCCGGAGGGGGGGCCGCCGCAGGCGGTGGAGGGATATTAGCCGCATGCGCAGCGCCTGTGGCGAGCTACCCCTCCACCACCAGCCATGCTGGTGGTCTCCCTCCCCTTCCAGGGGAGGAGCTCGTGATTTGCGAAAGCGATGACTGTGCAAATGAAGCGCGGGAAACGGCGCACCCAAGCAACGCTTGCTTGCCGAGCATGGGCGGGCGCACCTATCTAGCGATCCATGCAAGCTACCAAGGACACGCTTTCGCTGATCGGCAACACGCCGCTCGTACGCCTCAAGGGGCCGAGCGCGGAAAGCGGCTGCGAGATTTTCGCCAAGTGCGAATTCGCCAATCCCGGCGCTTCGGTGAAGGACCGCGCGGCGCTCTACATCGTCGAGGATGCCGAGGAACGTGGCCAGATCGCGCCCGGTGGCACGATCGTCGAAGGGACTGCGGGCAATACCGGCATCGGTCTCGCGCTGGTCGCCAATGCCAAGGGCTACAAGACGATCATCGTCATGCCCGAAACGCAGAGTCGCGAGAAAATGGACACGCTGCGCGCGCTCGGCGCCGAGCTGGTGCTCGTGCCCGCCGCGCCTTATTCCAACCCCGGCCATTTCGTGCACACCAGCCGCCGCATCGCGGAGGAAACGCCCAATGCGATCTGGGCCAACCAGTTCGACAATATCGCTAACCGCAAGGCGCATATCGCCGGCACGGCCGAGGAAATCTGGGAACAGATGGAAGGCCGCATCGACGGTTTCACCTGCGCGGCGGGCACCGGCGGGACGATCGCCGGGGTCGGCCTGGGCCTGAAGGGCAAGGACGAGAAAATCACCATCGCGCTCAGCGATCCGCACGGCGCCGCGCTCTATTCCTATTATGCGTGTGGCGAATTGAAGTCCGAAGGTTCCTCGGTCGCCGAAGGGATCGGGCAGGGGCGGATCACCGCCAATCTGGAAGGCGCGCCGATCGACACCCAGTTCCGCATCTCGGACGAGGAAGGCATGGAATGGGTCCGCCGCCTGCTCGCCGAGGAAGGACTGTGCCTCGGTCTGTCCTCGGGGATCAACGTTGCCGGCGCGGTGGCGCTGGGCAAGGAGCTCGGCCCGGGCAAACGGATCGCGACGATCCTGTGCGACACCGGCTTTCGCTATCTCTCGACGCTCTACAATCGCGAATGGCTGGAGACGAAGGGACTGAGCGTGCCGGAGTGGATGGCGCGCTAGGCGTAAACCTTGCCGTCATCCCCGCGAAGGCGGGGATCCAGCTTCTTCTTCCTGTCTATGACGTCGCCAGGGCAGCTGGACCTCCGCTTTCGCGGAGGTGGCGGAGGAGAAAGGAACCTTCAGCCCGACTTGCGCAACGCCAGCCAGGTCCAGTGGACGCCGTTGACGCGGTTGCCCGGCTGCACCGAAGGCGCATGGATGCGCCGGATAAGCTGAAACCCCAGCGCCTGCGCCGCAGCGATCATCGCGTCGGGATCGGCAGGAAATACCGGTCGCCCCGCCGCGCCCGGCCCGTGGCGAAGCGACATCACCAGCAAGCCGTCCGGTGCGATGATCGCTGCGAGGCCGGCGAGCGCGATATCCTGTTCGGGGTCGGGCAGATGCTGCCAGACGCCGCAGAGCGTCACCAGATCGAACACGCAGAACCCGACCAGCCGCGTGAGATGCGGCAGCCGATCATCGACCCAATCGATAGCGGCCGAGCCATGCAGCGCCCGTCCTGCCTCGCGCAGCTCGCGCACCGGCTCGACAGCCGTTACCCGATGGCCCCGCGCGGCGAACCATGCCGCGTCGCGGCCGGTCCCCGCGCCGATATCGGCGACGCGCGACGCTTCGCGCGGGAAGAGATCGGCGACATGCCGATAGATTTCTTCGGAGGAAAGCGCGTCATAGGTCGCGATCAGCGTGTCGCTTGCCGCCGCGGCATAGCCGTCGAGAACTTCCTGCATCGCGCCCTCCGCCTGATATCCGCTTCCTGCATAGCATCGAAGCCGGTTCGGTGCGGCATCCGATATGCCCGGGCTATCGCGGATCAATCCGGCAGGCTGACTCCGGTCAGTTCCTCCAGATACGCCAGCAGCCGCGCCTGCGCGTCGGGATCGGTCGCGGAAGGGGCAGGGCGCTCCTCCCGCTTCTCCAGAAAATAGCCGCCGGTGATATCGGCATCGTCGGCCGTGGCCAGCCACACTTGCGTCGCCGCGCCGGTGGGGATGTCGCCCGAAGCGCTCTTCCCGCCCATATTGGTCGGCATCCAACCGGGGTCGACGGCATTGATGCGGCGATCCGGCCAGCGCTGCGCCAGCGCGAATGCGAGCATCGTGTCGTAGAGCTTGCTGTCGCAATAGGCCTGGGTAGCGTCCCAGCGGCGCGCTTCGAACATCGGATCGGAAAGGCCGGGATTGCCGCTGCGGTGCATGCTTGAGCTCAGATAGATCAGCCGCCGCGGGCGCGGCGTCGTGGCGGTGAGCAGATAGGGCGCGATGACATTGACGGCGAAGGTCGGGGTGAAGCCGTCTTCGGTTTCGCCGCGCGTCCTGCCTTCGAACACGCCGACATTGTGAATCACCGCATCGAAATCGCCCAGTGCGCCGATGCGATCGGCCAGGGCGTGCATGCCCGAAAGCGTCGAAACGTCGCCGATCGCGACGTCCTGACAGGCGGCAAGCGCGCCGCGCGCGGCATCGGCGCGTTCGGCGTTGCGGGCATGCAGCACCACATCGTGCCCGCCGGCGACCAGTTGCCCGCCAGCTTCGAGCCCCAGACCGCCGGACGATCCGGTGATGAAAATGCGCGCCATGAAAATCTCCTTTCGACACGTTGCATACGGGGATTACGTCGCACCGCTTGCAAGCAACGACTCCGCCGGGATATCGATGCACCCAACAGGTGCCGGTTTCCGTGAACGTCGCAATCGACAAGCACGGTGCCCGGTCCTACATCCGGGCAACAGCCATGAAGACGGTTTCGCCAGATACAGCACAGACCATGCAGCGGGTTCGCGTCGGAATGACGGGGCTGGCGATGGTGCTGATCCTGATCGGACTGGCGAGCGCGATCTTCAGTTCGGCCAATCGCGACGAGCCGGTCGATGCGATCGGCGCGCCCAAGGCGGACATTGTCGCCAACATGACCGACGAGGTGGGCAACGTGATGGTCGCCAAGCCCAAGGCGGACGAACCGCTCGCCGAACTCGGGGTGGCGCCGAGCACCGCGTCGCAGGAGCCGGTCGATGCCGCCGCAATCGCGCGCCGGATCGAGGCGCAGCGCGAGGCCGAAGTCCGCAGGCAGCCGGAGCAGCAATAACCCGCGGCCCGCACGTTAACTATCGACATTAAACGACGACTCGCGGTCAATCCGCGATTCGCACTGAGTTGCCGGCTTTCGGAATCCGCAAGGATCGGCTAGATTCCGACACGCGCGCATCCCTCTGCTCGACCCGCGGCCGCCTGCACGGGCGGGAGGAATACAGGGAACAGCGCCGCCCCGGAAA
This genomic interval from Sphingosinithalassobacter tenebrarum contains the following:
- a CDS encoding cysteine synthase A; the protein is MQATKDTLSLIGNTPLVRLKGPSAESGCEIFAKCEFANPGASVKDRAALYIVEDAEERGQIAPGGTIVEGTAGNTGIGLALVANAKGYKTIIVMPETQSREKMDTLRALGAELVLVPAAPYSNPGHFVHTSRRIAEETPNAIWANQFDNIANRKAHIAGTAEEIWEQMEGRIDGFTCAAGTGGTIAGVGLGLKGKDEKITIALSDPHGAALYSYYACGELKSEGSSVAEGIGQGRITANLEGAPIDTQFRISDEEGMEWVRRLLAEEGLCLGLSSGINVAGAVALGKELGPGKRIATILCDTGFRYLSTLYNREWLETKGLSVPEWMAR
- a CDS encoding class I SAM-dependent methyltransferase, which encodes MQEVLDGYAAAASDTLIATYDALSSEEIYRHVADLFPREASRVADIGAGTGRDAAWFAARGHRVTAVEPVRELREAGRALHGSAAIDWVDDRLPHLTRLVGFCVFDLVTLCGVWQHLPDPEQDIALAGLAAIIAPDGLLVMSLRHGPGAAGRPVFPADPDAMIAAAQALGFQLIRRIHAPSVQPGNRVNGVHWTWLALRKSG
- a CDS encoding SDR family NAD(P)-dependent oxidoreductase; translated protein: MARIFITGSSGGLGLEAGGQLVAGGHDVVLHARNAERADAARGALAACQDVAIGDVSTLSGMHALADRIGALGDFDAVIHNVGVFEGRTRGETEDGFTPTFAVNVIAPYLLTATTPRPRRLIYLSSSMHRSGNPGLSDPMFEARRWDATQAYCDSKLYDTMLAFALAQRWPDRRINAVDPGWMPTNMGGKSASGDIPTGAATQVWLATADDADITGGYFLEKREERPAPSATDPDAQARLLAYLEELTGVSLPD